A genomic segment from Rhodothermales bacterium encodes:
- a CDS encoding pentapeptide repeat-containing protein, which translates to MAGYKLQVLSPANLQLANLQPANLQLANLQLANLQLANLQPANLQPANL; encoded by the coding sequence TTGGCAGGTTACAAGTTACAGGTTCTTTCACCTGCCAACCTGCAACTTGCCAACCTGCAACCTGCCAACCTGCAACTTGCCAACCTGCAACTTGCCAACCTGCAACTTGCCAACCTGCAACCTGCCAACCTGCAACCTGCCAACCTGTAA
- a CDS encoding SGNH/GDSL hydrolase family protein, whose product MRPLVFICLILLTVTPLAGAQPIAIEFEHGDRVLFLGDGLFEVALDYGVIESMLATRWPDRHVTFRNIGWSGDTVYGEARDHFTNPPTPYQHLMTQIKTAKPTVAFAGYGSGLAFADDAGFAAFETGLEALIDTLLALPARVVLLAPPPHEPERSPVPDVAAYNANLRRAADLIGAVAARRELAFVDLFAGLSDAAIQPDRAITSNGIHLDDAGYQLAADVIAASLGLPRPVETISIDISEQRLDAGFGEATSLALSPETVRFEFQQPTLPVGAEADKPATLVVQGLRRGRYALYIDDMKVASASAEAWRAGVAFQNESEARQAQRLQTSILAMNDLFFQQYRPQNETYLTGFRQYEQGQNARELDLLTPLIGELDNEIGRLRVPRRYTYRLVAE is encoded by the coding sequence ATGCGACCTCTCGTCTTTATCTGCCTGATTTTGCTGACCGTCACGCCGCTGGCCGGCGCGCAACCCATTGCTATCGAATTCGAACACGGCGACCGCGTCCTGTTTCTGGGAGATGGCCTCTTCGAGGTCGCGCTTGACTATGGCGTCATCGAGAGCATGCTCGCCACGCGCTGGCCGGATCGGCACGTCACCTTTCGCAACATCGGCTGGTCCGGCGATACGGTCTATGGCGAAGCACGCGATCACTTCACCAACCCGCCGACGCCCTACCAGCACCTGATGACCCAGATCAAAACGGCGAAGCCGACGGTGGCTTTCGCGGGTTATGGATCCGGGCTCGCCTTCGCCGACGACGCCGGCTTCGCCGCCTTCGAAACCGGCCTCGAAGCGCTCATCGATACCCTCCTGGCCCTCCCGGCGCGGGTGGTCCTCCTGGCGCCGCCCCCGCATGAGCCCGAACGCTCGCCCGTGCCGGACGTCGCCGCCTACAACGCCAACCTCCGCCGGGCGGCCGACCTGATCGGCGCCGTGGCCGCACGCCGCGAACTCGCATTTGTCGACCTCTTCGCCGGCCTCTCCGATGCCGCCATCCAACCCGACCGCGCCATCACTTCCAATGGCATCCACCTGGACGATGCCGGCTACCAGCTCGCGGCCGACGTCATCGCCGCCTCCCTCGGCCTCCCCCGGCCGGTGGAGACCATCTCGATTGACATTTCCGAACAACGGCTGGACGCCGGCTTCGGCGAAGCCACCTCGCTCGCTCTATCGCCGGAAACCGTTCGGTTCGAATTCCAACAACCCACCCTGCCCGTCGGCGCCGAGGCCGACAAGCCCGCCACCCTCGTCGTCCAGGGCCTCCGCCGCGGCCGATACGCGCTGTATATCGACGACATGAAAGTGGCCTCCGCCTCCGCCGAGGCATGGCGCGCCGGGGTCGCGTTCCAAAACGAGTCGGAGGCCCGACAGGCCCAACGACTCCAGACGTCTATCCTGGCCATGAACGACCTCTTCTTCCAGCAGTACCGCCCGCAAAACGAAACGTACCTCACCGGCTTCCGCCAGTATGAGCAGGGCCAGAACGCTCGCGAGCTCGATCTCCTCACGCCGCTCATCGGTGAACTCGACAACGAGATCGGCCGGCTGCGCGTGCCGCGTCGTTACACCTACCGACTCGTCGCGGAGTAA
- a CDS encoding FAD-binding oxidoreductase — MLPSAFLQEMIRSELEEVVGEGHISIGDAEKLIYSVDWSWMPQMWMDRGERLRPPDYIVHPGSVKEITEIMIIANKYKLPVIPWGGGSGTQGGSLPLYGGIIVDLKRLNKIIDIDERTLSVTAEAGVNGTHLEWALNEKGLTLPHYPASANCATLGGYLAPRGSGTISTKYGKAEDLMMSMQIVLPSGHVMRTPSVPNHAGGPDFARLFLGTEGVFGIITEATMQVDYLPEARLLRAVLFDDFSKAIEAGRQMMARRLQPFVIRLYDMNSTRMLIKSILGYEFEGAYMVIGFDGDPDIAALQEQKAMEICTTLGARDLGREPGEKWWNHRYDFYYPPRSLKMPWMYGTTETVATYDKMETIYWAQKKAVEETYAEWGITYIGHFSHWWHWGTMVYSRFIIEHPPEDAREALRLHNRVWNTAVSAALDNGGMINEHHGVGLKLARFMRRQYGDAWPFLESLKKMIDPNGIMNPGKVGFGI, encoded by the coding sequence ATGCTCCCTAGCGCCTTTCTGCAGGAGATGATCCGTAGTGAATTAGAAGAAGTGGTCGGTGAAGGCCACATCTCCATCGGCGACGCGGAGAAGCTCATCTATTCCGTCGACTGGTCGTGGATGCCGCAGATGTGGATGGACCGGGGCGAGCGGCTTCGTCCGCCCGACTACATCGTCCATCCCGGCTCGGTAAAAGAGATCACCGAGATCATGATCATCGCCAACAAATACAAGTTGCCGGTGATTCCCTGGGGCGGCGGTTCAGGCACCCAGGGCGGTTCGTTGCCGCTGTACGGCGGCATCATCGTAGATCTGAAGCGGCTCAACAAAATCATCGATATCGACGAGCGGACGTTGTCCGTCACGGCCGAGGCCGGCGTCAACGGCACCCATCTGGAGTGGGCGCTCAACGAGAAGGGGCTCACGCTGCCGCACTACCCGGCCTCGGCGAACTGTGCGACGTTGGGCGGGTACCTGGCGCCGCGCGGAAGCGGTACCATCAGCACCAAGTACGGCAAAGCCGAGGATCTCATGATGAGTATGCAGATCGTGCTCCCCAGCGGTCACGTCATGCGTACGCCGTCGGTGCCGAACCATGCGGGGGGGCCGGACTTCGCACGGCTATTCCTTGGAACAGAAGGGGTGTTCGGGATCATCACCGAAGCCACGATGCAGGTCGACTACCTCCCCGAGGCCCGGCTTCTCCGCGCGGTCTTATTCGACGATTTCTCGAAGGCCATCGAGGCCGGCCGCCAGATGATGGCCCGACGCCTGCAGCCGTTTGTCATCCGCCTCTACGATATGAACTCCACCCGGATGCTCATAAAATCCATCCTGGGGTACGAGTTCGAGGGCGCCTACATGGTGATCGGGTTCGATGGCGATCCGGACATCGCGGCGCTGCAGGAGCAGAAGGCGATGGAGATCTGCACGACGCTCGGCGCCCGGGATCTGGGCCGCGAGCCGGGCGAGAAGTGGTGGAACCACCGGTACGACTTCTACTACCCGCCCCGCAGCCTCAAGATGCCCTGGATGTACGGCACCACCGAGACGGTGGCCACCTACGATAAGATGGAGACGATCTACTGGGCCCAGAAAAAGGCGGTCGAAGAGACCTACGCGGAATGGGGGATCACCTATATCGGCCACTTTTCGCACTGGTGGCACTGGGGCACGATGGTCTACTCCCGGTTCATCATCGAGCATCCGCCCGAGGATGCCCGCGAGGCGCTCCGCCTCCATAACCGGGTCTGGAACACCGCCGTCAGCGCCGCCCTTGATAATGGCGGTATGATCAACGAGCATCACGGCGTCGGCCTGAAGCTAGCCCGGTTTATGCGCCGGCAGTACGGCGACGCCTGGCCGTTCCTCGAATCGCTCAAAAAGATGATCGACCCGAACGGCATCATGAACCCCGGCAAAGTCGGGTTCGGCATCTGA
- a CDS encoding (Fe-S)-binding protein — protein sequence MSIINTTEYCRHCLMCRHMCPVGHVTFLETYTPHGWGQMVASEKRGLFAWSKQSASTMFACADCGMCEAHCVTDQPLPAALAAARGVLVERGLAPDRLQALVDRLSTYGNAFVDVAPEPAQGTGTAALFVGDEAAHLRPETLEAALALLRRVGVDPVLIGRGRNDGFTPASLGYEGIAKQLAETTLAELSATGATRLYVLSPGAAFAIGEVYAKRLGLTLPAGVEIVDVATFLAQKLGEGAISFNRAAVGIPIAYVDPTHTIRVLGRIDAPRALLRAVLPDAPVELFWRGDRAFPAGNLPFAFAEPEIADKLTKSRLEDARSRGAQGLVTECPGTLAALSEHAGAYGLHVQGLFELLAER from the coding sequence ATGAGCATCATCAACACCACCGAGTATTGCCGTCATTGCCTCATGTGCCGGCACATGTGCCCGGTCGGGCATGTCACCTTTCTGGAGACCTACACGCCACACGGTTGGGGGCAGATGGTGGCGTCGGAAAAGCGCGGACTGTTCGCCTGGAGCAAGCAATCGGCGTCCACAATGTTCGCGTGTGCGGACTGCGGCATGTGCGAGGCCCACTGCGTGACCGATCAACCCTTGCCGGCGGCGCTGGCCGCCGCCCGGGGGGTGCTGGTCGAACGCGGCCTGGCGCCAGACCGCTTGCAGGCGTTGGTGGACCGCCTTTCGACGTATGGCAATGCTTTTGTCGACGTCGCCCCTGAACCTGCGCAGGGCACGGGCACCGCGGCCCTCTTCGTCGGCGACGAGGCCGCACACCTGCGGCCCGAGACCCTCGAGGCGGCGCTGGCGCTCCTGCGCCGCGTCGGCGTCGATCCGGTGCTGATCGGGCGGGGCCGCAACGACGGATTTACGCCGGCCTCCCTCGGCTACGAAGGCATCGCGAAACAACTTGCCGAGACTACGCTCGCCGAACTGAGCGCGACCGGCGCCACCCGCCTGTACGTGCTCAGCCCCGGAGCCGCGTTCGCGATCGGAGAAGTGTATGCGAAACGTCTCGGTCTCACCCTGCCGGCCGGCGTAGAGATCGTAGATGTCGCCACCTTTCTCGCCCAGAAATTGGGAGAAGGGGCGATTTCGTTTAACCGGGCGGCCGTCGGAATCCCGATCGCGTATGTCGATCCAACCCACACCATCCGCGTACTGGGCCGGATCGACGCGCCGCGCGCGCTGCTGCGCGCCGTCCTGCCGGATGCGCCGGTGGAACTGTTCTGGCGTGGCGACCGCGCCTTCCCGGCCGGGAACCTGCCGTTCGCCTTCGCCGAACCCGAAATCGCCGATAAACTAACGAAATCCCGCCTCGAAGACGCGCGCAGCCGCGGCGCCCAGGGCCTGGTCACGGAATGCCCCGGCACCCTCGCGGCCTTGAGCGAGCACGCCGGCGCGTACGGGCTGCACGTCCAGGGATTGTTCGAACTGCTGGCGGAGAGGTGA